The proteins below come from a single Stomoxys calcitrans chromosome 1, idStoCalc2.1, whole genome shotgun sequence genomic window:
- the LOC131995689 gene encoding uncharacterized protein LOC131995689 has translation MANSSSVQCEHKALTSSLHRALSMATALTWVDSNSLLRSFLIDIDDLHYEFHPNATKSASLYLVNCGSQRKLYGSVSYEEELNNLRLTNWATIARSNGKRVTIYNITIDICDFLRNSYSQVNPFFRAIMQMLKSYVQGIPKKCPLKKNVILMVKGFYYNEELFPPYIPEANFTGYLLLSRGNTSVLKVSLAAHVVSKIKRRLPSNNTKAKECTS, from the exons ATGGCCAATAGTAGTAgtgttcagtgtgaacataaGGCATTAACAAGCTCTCTCCATCGAGCTCTATCTATGGCCACAGCCTTGACTtgggttgattccaactctcttttG CGTTCCTTTTTGATTGACATTGATGATCTACACTACGAATTTCATCCTAATGCTACTAAATCGGCTTCCCTTTATTTGGTCAATTGTGGCAGTCAAAGAAAACTTTACGGATCCGTTTCCTATGAGGAGGAATTGAATAATTTGCGTCTAACTAATTGGGCCACAATTGCGAGAAGCAATGGAAAAAGAGTCACAATTTACAATATTACAATTGATATTTGCGATTTCTTAAGGAACTCATACAGCCAAGTAAATCCCTTTTTTCGTGCTATTATGCAAATGTTGAAGTCTTACGTTCAAGGCATACCCAAGAAATGTCCCTTAAAAAAG AATGTAATATTAATGGTCAAGGGATTCTATTACAATGAAGAACTGTTTCCACCTTATATTCCTGAGGCCAATTTCACCGGCTATTTACTCTTGAGCCGTGGAAACACTTCTGTTCTAAAAGTTTCCTTAGCAGCTCATGTGGTGTCCAAAATTAAGCGGCGCTTACCCTCCAACAATACAAAGGCGAAAGAATGCACatcttga
- the LOC106095300 gene encoding uncharacterized protein LOC106095300 — protein sequence MPSSSKVQSKFLVQIVLLTLSLAGGTVLVSADSNIPHLCDSVQCPHLKDITCPEDSDIRELIPEPLILEEAFSNTSLVDPHDEAYAECCLSQKCFCRNCYIPDCDQNGEVVVEIVPESMHTPGRCCGKYECHKEPNCTEVQNTESYWLTNCQRCKCYSGQKMCHQSCDEGIKKSAAICESKNLNQFFEHGDTWKDGCYECECVNGWPKCVINFCKAVNCPAHRQVMLKDSCCPVCWPKGFAMPNGDEEYDEDGDAESGHHYDDDMTHDYNDPEDNIEPNVELKPIEEVVVNSTMTGIINETASTTEPTTTITTTEATTTTTTTTTPIPTTMASPSSTTPKSEPKTEQPAEISKQVMATSNTSSTTALPPCMVTTSAPKEGTSSTPAPCQDASAYQIYPQVVELMRYSQHNTLLYTIIGCLSVLVVVLAAWNIHLKAKQRSYRPVSNFDDNCNTMSSNIKKMNDYV from the coding sequence ACTCTAACATACCTCATCTTTGTGACAGTGTTCAATGCCCACACCTCAAGGATATAACCTGTCCCGAGGACAGTGACATACGTGAGCTTATCCCAGAGCCTTTGATACTTGAGGAGGCATTTAGCAATACCTCTCTGGTGGATCCGCACGATGAGGCCTATGCCGAATGTTGTTTATCGCAAAAATGTTTTTGCCGCAATTGCTACATACCCGATTGTGACCAAAACGGAGAAGTGGTAGTGGAGATAGTTCCCGAATCCATGCACACACCGGGTCGTTGTTGTGGCAAATATGAATGCCACAAGGAGCCCAATTGCACCGAGGTACAGAATACCGAAAGCTATTGGCTAACTAATTGTCAACGCTGCAAATGCTATTCGGGCCAAAAGATGTGCCATCAAAGTTGTGACGAGGGCATTAAGAAATCCGCTGCCATTTGTGAatcgaaaaatttaaatcaattcTTTGAGCATGGTGACACCTGGAAGGATGGCTGTTATGAGTGTGAATGTGTTAATGGGTGGCCAAAATGTGTCATAAACTTTTGCAAGGCGGTCAATTGCCCCGCACATCGTCAGGTTATGTTGAAGGATAGCTGCTGTCCAGTGTGTTGGCCCAAAGGCTTTGCCATGCCCAATGGTGATGAAGAATATGATGAAGATGGTGATGCAGAATCCGGACATCATTATGATGATGATATGACACACGATTATAATGATCCAGAGGATAACATAGAGCCAAATGTGGAATTAAAGCCCATTGAAGAGGTGGTGGTGAACAGTACAATGACAGGGATAATTAACGAAACCGCATCCACTACAGAGCCaaccacaacaataacaacaactgaGGCAACTACCACAACTACTACTACCACCACAcctatacccaccacaatggctTCGCCCAGTAGCACTACCCCCAAATCTGAGCCTAAAACGGAACAACCTGCTGAGATTTCCAAGCAGGTGATGGCTACATCCAACACATCCTCTACCACTGCCTTACCACCTTGCATGGTAACCACCTCCGCCCCCAAGGAAGGAACGTCCTCTACTCCTGCACCCTGCCAAGATGCCAGCGCGTATCAAATCTATCCCCAAGTGGTGGAGCTAATGCGTTATAGTCAACACAACACTTTGCTCTACACCATTATAGGCTGTCTCTCCGTCCTAGTTGTTGTGCTGGCCGCCTGGAATATTCACTTGAAGGCCAAACAGAGATCCTATCGGCCCGTATCCAATTTCGATGACAATTGCAATACAATGTCCTCCAATATTAAAAAGATGAATGACTATGTTTAA